Proteins encoded in a region of the Xiphophorus couchianus chromosome 11, X_couchianus-1.0, whole genome shotgun sequence genome:
- the smfn gene encoding small fragment nuclease, with the protein MKNASAATLCRNRGWQQYSSGALSVCLNRKEEEELSSMTTLSQNIAWTLARFKLGCGKKPFLSSFFSRHCCSHRSKGSQQHAGAVLKAFVYPEAAFRRFSSLGCVSAVQLDRMCSKSMSHRMVWVDLEMTGLDVEKDQIIEMACIITDSDLNIIAEGPSMIINQPDELLDGMSDWCKEHHGKSGLIQAVQNSKMTLEQAEYEFLSFVRQHTPPGQCPLAGNSVHADKRFLDKYMPQFMYHLHYRIIDVSTIKELCRRWFPEEFKMAPHKSAAHRALDDIKESIKELQYYRASIFKAPSEEKKHKIIGNSGNKRS; encoded by the exons ATGAAGAATGCCTCTGCTGCCACCCTCTGTCGGAACAGAGGGTGGCAGCAGTACTCCAGCGGTGCGCTTTCCGTCTGTCTTAAccggaaagaagaagaagaactttcTAGCATGACCACTCTGTCACAGAACATCGCGTGGACTTTAGCTAGGTTCAAACTGGGATGCGGGAAGAAACCGTTTTTGTCTTCGTTCTTTTCCAGACACTGTTGTTCACACCGCAGTAAAGGATCGCAGCAGCACGCTGGAGCTGTCCTAAAGGCCTTTGTTTATCCAGAAGCTGCTTTCAGACGGTTTTCATCACTTGGCTGCGTTTCAGCTGTTCAGTTGGACAGGATGTGTTCCAAGTCAATGTCACACAGGATGGTGTGGGTGGACCTGGAG atGACAGGTTTAGATGTTGAGAAGGACCAAATCATTGAAATGGCCTGCATCATCACAGACTCTGATCTGAACATTATAGCAGAG GGACCATCCATGATCATCAACCAACCAGACGAGCTTCTGGATGGAATGTCAGACTGGTGTAAAGAGCATCATGGAAAG TCAGGGCTGATCCAGGCTGTCCAAAACAGTAAAATGACCCTGGAACAAGCAGAGTATGAATTTCTGTCCTTTGTCAGGCAGCACACTCCACCTGGACAATGCCCCCTTGCCG GCAACTCTGTGCATGCAGACAAAAGGTTCCTGGACAAGTACATGCCACAATTCATGTACCATCTTCACTACAGAATCATTGATGTCAGCACCATCAAAGAGCTCTGCAG ACGGTGGTTCCCAGAAGAATTTAAGATGGCACCTCATAAGAGCGCAGCCCACag agCCTTAGATGACATAAAGGAGAGTATTAAGGAGCTGCAGTACTACAGAGCCAGCATTTTCAAAGCACCatcagaggaaaagaaacacaagatTATAGGAAATAGTGGCAATAAAAGGAGTTAG